A genome region from Vicia villosa cultivar HV-30 ecotype Madison, WI unplaced genomic scaffold, Vvil1.0 ctg.000011F_1_1, whole genome shotgun sequence includes the following:
- the LOC131621805 gene encoding uncharacterized protein LOC131621805, with amino-acid sequence MKACRGITQGDPISPLLFVLMMEYLNRLLVKMQRDPKFKFHAKCDIILFCMGDTTSVNMMITIVKFFSMSIGLIVNPQKCKLFYGAVNDITKAAIKKLTSFDEGQLPIKYLGVPLTSKRLTISHYLPLIEKIVGRIRHWTPRLLSYAGRAQLIQSFAFAIPQYWLQCFPLPKFMLNKIDYICRIFVWTGKQDKSRKSPISWQTVCKPRCSGGLNIINLTIWNQVTMLKCLLNISHVSLTLSSQLS; translated from the coding sequence ATGAAAGCTTGTAGAGGTATTACGCAAGGGGATCCCATATCCCCCTTGCTTTTTGTGCTGATGATGGAGTACTTAAATAGGTTGCTTGTTAAAATGCAAAGGGATCCTAAATTCAAATTTCATGCAAAGTGTGATATCATCTTATTCTGCATGGGAGATACTACCTCAGTTAACATGATGATCACCATTGTTAAATTCTTTTCCATGTCTATAGGTCTTATTGTGAATCCACAGAAGTGTAAGCTTTTTTATGGTGCTGTGAATGACATTACCAAAGCAGCCATCAAGAAGCTAACTAGTTTTGATGAGGGGCAGCTGCCAATCAAATACCTTGGTGTTCCTCTGACAAGTAAAAGGCTGACGATTAGCCACTATCTCCCTCTCATTGAGAAGATAGTTGGGAGGATTAGGCACTGGACACCAAGGCTTCTCAGTTATGCAGGCAGAGCTCAACTCATTCAGAGTTTTGCTTTTGCCATACCTCAGTACTGGCTCCAATGCTTCCCCCTACCCAAATTTATGCTGAATAAAATTGATTATATTTGTAGAATATTTGTGTGGACAGGTAAACAAGACAAGAGCAGAAAAAGCCCCATTTCTTGGCAAACAGTTTGCAAGCCCAGATGTAGTGGAGGTCTCAATATCATAAATCTCACAATCTGGAATCAGGTGACTATGCTTAAATGTCTCTTGAACATCTCACATGTAAGCCTAACACTTTCGAGTCAACTGAGTTAA
- the LOC131621861 gene encoding uncharacterized protein LOC131621861 isoform X1, giving the protein MVVSELCSSLDAIRAFLEHLVDPMLPQEPSIQDDPPLSQQQKIAKQVHSVVLLYNYYHRKQNQELEFVAFREFCKLIVDMRPALLPYMKFTVKRNETDLVDVEEELSLTEKAITSSYDISMILDPSRSVPNIEGWPISKVAVLLVDSKKENCFLRFCSATGGVWSLIEKDVDTSGQVSEVTRDVKCTNQKRRVIKKSSKDGLNEGRILEVGYSAVKEAAGVNSIDITLLKSYTVYSQSKEKTASRFYIMKCSKLISEGFIQVPIKDLVKSFRGPLVKRSSSSWKVTSVVEHFHMLPYSEIISEWISREAFSDSLQDSKPAEKQLLTCEVTESRVSSEGMSFSLDNKPCSDTIEALNQKETNGVCSDTRCATVKKGQDMDMSNSLVFRSKIKEECQPHIANTLQVSEDQKIDNPSTQHHSNECNDPREVEKVVSTRMHITSSRTKDNISESIEKCTLIADNSNTDLEKVQISIDSKGKMDVTDVCPTVDAVRAFLEQLVDPMLLAKPSTRDDPPLSQQQRVAKQVHSVVLLYNYYHRKQHPEQAFVAFKEFCKLAVDLSPALLTYMKFTQKPDETDLVDVEQQLSLTEKVIMSSCDICTCLDASKNIPNIEGWPISKVSVLLVDSKKEICFLLFSSITDGVWSVIEKDVDSSGQNSAVTDGVKHAYKKRRVIKKPTKHALNVNEDGFLQIGYSSVKEITGVNSIDVMLLGSYTVYSQSKEKTASRFYIMKCLQSTDVGFIQVPMKDLIQSFRGPLVKRSSSSWTVSPVVEYFHVLPYSEIISEWFSREAFSNSLQDSKLVDKQLPKLVVTELYTSSESVSIGLDNKPCNDTTEAINQKENNGCGTIKRHGSVKEAKDMDVDSSIVFPSKNKESNHIVKTLHASEDQKVLNPCEQHHSNDTVGALNQKKNNGYDTIKRHGSVKEAKDMDVGNSIVFPSKNKEESKYIVKTLHASEDQKVLNPSVQHHSTDTIEVLNQKEKNGCGTIKRRGYVKETKDMDVDNSIVFPSKNKESKHIVKNLRASEDQKILNTYVQHHSNVTIEALNQKENNGCSTIKRCGSVKEAKDIDVDNSVVFLSKNKDKSKHIVKTLRASEGQKILNPSVQHHSNDTIEALDQKEKNGCGTIKRRGPVKEAMVMDVDNSIVFPSKNKEESKHIVKILHASEDQKVLKPPLQHHSNEHTSPHEAKKVASTRTHVTEGGIKDASSFDKICANTTSENESVEKCTLIENNSTTDLEKFRIFIASKGKILSETAIKVLIRKRNALTLQQRKIEDAIAVCNMKIQKWLIGEEDDMELKIESIIDGCNDTCLRNQGKTCQSLEGHQCVLPSVKRKRLSEAVLSLQTPCQELDDICHVNNWILPTYKLSQSDGKFQSNVRVKGLDFENSCEGNPCSSPHEARDSAAAQMLTNLRRMAKSDI; this is encoded by the exons ATGGTTGTATCAGAACTGTGTTCTTCTCTGGATGCAATTAGGGCATTTCTTGAACACCTCGTTGATCCAATGCTGCCACAAGAACCTTCTATTCAAGATGATCCTCCACTATCGCAACAACAGAAAATCGCAAAACAG GTTCATTCTGTCGTGTTACTGTACAACTATTACCATAGGAAACAGAATCAGGAGCTAGAATTTGTGGCATTTAGGGAATTTTGTAAGTTGATTGTTGATATGAGACCAGCATTGTTGCCCTATATGAAATTCACGGTAAAGCGGAATGAAACTGACCTCGTTGATGTGGAGGAGGAACTGTCGTTAACTGAAAAAGCGATCACGAGTTCTTACGATATAAGTATGATTTTAGACCCGTCGAGAAGTGTTCCTAATATAGAAGGATGGCCTATTTCAAAAGTTGCTGTACTTTTGGTTGATAGTAAGAAGGAGAATTGTTTCTTGCGGTTTTGTTCTGCTACTGGTGGAGTATGGTCCTTGATTGAAAAAGATGTGGATACGTCAGGTCAAGTTTCTGAGGTTACAAGAGATGTCAAATGTACAAACCAAAAGAGAAGAGTCATTAAGAAGTCCTCAAAAGATGGATTAAATGAAGGTAGGATTTTGGAAGTTGGATATTCGGCTGTTAAGGAAGCTGCGG GTGTCAATAGTATTGATATAACGCTTTTGAAAAGTTACACTGTGTATTCCCAGAGCAAAGAGAAGACAGCTTCGCGCTTTTATATAATGAAGTGCTCAAAGTTGATCAGTGAGGGGTTTATTCAAGTTCCTATCAAAGATTTAGTTAAAAG CTTCCGGGGTCCTTTGGTCAAAAGAAGTTCTAGCAGTTGGAAGGTCACCTCAGTCGTCGAGCACTTCCACATGCTCCCTTATTCTGAAATAATCTCAGAATGGATTTCTAG AGAAGCTTTCTCAGATAGTTTGCAAGATTCAAAGCCAGCAGAGAAGCAACTCCTAACGTGTGAAGTGACAGAGTCACGTGTAAGTAGTGAGGGCATGTCTTTTAGTCTTGATAACAAGCCATGCAGTGATACTATTGAAGCTCTTAATCAGAAAGAGACCAATGGTGTCTGCTCAGATACACGGTGTGCTACTGTCAAGAAAGGCCAGGATATGGACATGAGCAATTCTTTAGTTTTTCGATCCAAAATTAAAGAAGAATGCCAGCCGCATATTGCAAATACTTTACAAGTTAGTGAAGATCAAAAAATAGATAATCCATCTACACAACATCATTCAAATGAATGTAATGACCCTAGAGAG GTTGAGAAGGTTGTTTCAACAAGGATGCACATTACTTCGAGTAGAACCAAAGATAATATTTCTGAGTCCATAGAAAAATGTACCTTGATTGCAGATAATTCCAACACTGATCTTGAGAAGgtccaaatttccatagattcgAAGGGGAAGATGGATGTAACAGATGTGTGTCCTACAGTGGATGCAGTTAGGGCATTCCTTGAACAATTGGTTGATCCGATGCTGCTGGCAAAACCTTCTACTCGTGATGATCCTCCGCTATCTCAACAGCAGAGAGTTGCAAAACAG GTGCATTCAGTTGTGTTATTGTACAACTATTACCACAGAAAACAGCATCCAGAGCAAGCATTTGTGGCATTTAAGGAATTTTGCAAGTTGGCTGTGGACCTGAGCCCAGCTTTGTTAACATATATGAAATTCACTCAGAAGCCAGATGAAACGGACCTTGTTGACGTGGAACAGCAGCTGTCATTAACCGAAAAAGTGATCATGAGTTCGTGTGATATATGCACATGTCTAGACGCGTCAAAAAATATTCCAAATATAGAGGGGTGGCCCATTTCAAAAGTTTCCGTCCTTTTAGTTGACAGTAAGAAGGAGATCTGCTTCTTACTTTTTAGTTCCATCACTGATGGGGTATGGTCAGTGATTGAAAAAGACGTGGATTCTTCCGGTCAAAATTCTGCAGTTACAGATggagtcaaacatgcatacaaaaagAGAAGAGTCATTAAGAAGCCTACAAAACATGCGttaaatgttaatgaagatgggTTTTTGCAAATTGGATATTCTTCTGTAAAGGAAATCACAG GTGTCAATAGTATTGATGTTATGCTTTTGGGAAGTTACACTGTGTATTCCCAGAGCAAAGAGAAGACAGCTTCACGCTTTTATATAATGAAGTGCTTGCAGTCGACTGATGTGGGGTTTATTCAAGTTCCTATGAAAGATTTAATTCAGAG CTTCCGAGGTCCTTTAGTCAAAAGAAGTTCTAGCAGTTGGACGGTCTCCCCAGTTGTCGAGTATTTCCACGTGCTTCCTTATTCTGAAATAATCTCAGAATGGTTTTCAAG AGAAGCATTCTCGAATAGTTTGCAAGATTCAAAGCTGGTAGACAAACAACTTCCGAAGCTTGTAGTGACTGAATTGTACACAAGTAGTGAGAGCGTATCTATTGGTCTTGATAACAAGCCATGCAATGATACTACTGAAGCTATTAATCAGAAAGAGAACAATGGTTGTGGTACAATTAAACGACACGGTTCTGTCAAGGAAGCCAAGGATATGGATGTGGACAGCTCTATAGTTTTTCCATCTAAAAATAAAGAAAGCAATCATATTGTCAAAACTTTACATGCTAGTGAAGATCAAAAGGTTTTAAATCCATGTGAGCAACACCACTCAAATGATACTGTTGGAGCTCTTAATCAGAAAAAGAACAATGGTTACGATACAATAAAGCGGCATGGTTCTGTCAAGGAAGCCAAGGATATGGATGTGGGCAACTCTATAGTTTTTCCATctaaaaataaagaagaaagcAAATATATTGTGAAAACTTTACATGCTAGTGAAGATCAAAAGGTTTTAAATCCATCTGTGCAACATCACTCAACTGATACTATTGAAGTTCTTAATCAGAAAGAGAAGAATGGTTGCGGTACAATAAAACGGCGTGGTTATGTCAAGGAAACCAAGGATATGGATGTGGACAACTCTATAGTTTTTCCTTCTAAAAATAAAGAAAGCAAGCATATTGTCAAAAATTTACGTGCTAGTGAAGATCAAAAGATTTTAAATACATATGTGCAACATCACTCAAATGTTACTATTGAAGCTCTGAATCAGAAAGAGAACAATGGCTGCAGTACAATTAAACGGTGTGGTTCTGTCAAGGAAGCCAAGGATATAGATGTAGACAACTCGGTAGTTTTTCTATCTAAAAATAAAGACAAAAGCAAGCATATTGTCAAAACTTTACGTGCTAGTGAAGGTCAAAAGATTTTAAATCCATCTGTGCAACATCACTCAAATGATACTATTGAAGCTCTTGATCAGAAAGAGAAGAATGGTTGTGGTACAATAAAACGGCGTGGTCCTGTCAAGGAAGCCATGGTTATGGATGTGGACAACTCTATAGTTTTTCCATctaaaaataaagaagaaagcAAGCATATTGTTAAAATTTTACATGCTAGTGAAGATCAAAAGGTTTTAAAACCACCTCTGCAACATCACTCAAATGAACATACAAGCCCTCACGAG GCTAAGAAGGTTGCTTCAACCAGGACACACGTCACTGAGGGTGGAAtcaaagatgcatcttcttttgaTAAGATTTGTGCTAACACCACTTCTGAAAATGAATCCGTAGAAAAATGTACCCTGATTGAAAATAACTCCACCACAGATCTTGAGAAGTTCCGAATTTTCATAGCTTCAAAGGGGAAGATATTGTCAGAAACTGCCATCAAAGTTCTTATTCGAAAGAGGAATGCTCTG ACTCTTCAGCAGCGAAAGATAGAGGATGCGATTGCTGTGTGTaatatgaaaattcaaaaatggtTAATTG GCGAGGAAGATGACATGGAATTAAAGATAGAATCCATTATAGATGGCTGTAATGATACATGTTTAAGAAATCAAGGAAAGACATGTCAATCTCTTGAGGGTCATCAATGCGTACTTCCATCTGTTAAGAGAAAAAGATTGTCAGAGGCTGTGCTCAGTTTGCAAACTCCTTGCCAG GAACTAGATGATATATGTCATGTAAACAATTGGATCCTACCGACTTATAAATTATCTCAATCAGATG GCAAATTTCAATCTAATGTAAGAGTTAAAGGATTGGACTTTGAGAATTCATGTGAGGGTAATCCATGTTCTTCACCTCATGAAGCAAGAGATTCAGCTGCTGCTCAAATGTTGACCAACTTAAGAAGAATGGCTAAATCAGACATATGA
- the LOC131621861 gene encoding uncharacterized protein LOC131621861 isoform X2 translates to MKVGFWKLDIRLLRKLRSKEKTASRFYIMKCSKLISEGFIQVPIKDLVKSFRGPLVKRSSSSWKVTSVVEHFHMLPYSEIISEWISREAFSDSLQDSKPAEKQLLTCEVTESRVSSEGMSFSLDNKPCSDTIEALNQKETNGVCSDTRCATVKKGQDMDMSNSLVFRSKIKEECQPHIANTLQVSEDQKIDNPSTQHHSNECNDPREVEKVVSTRMHITSSRTKDNISESIEKCTLIADNSNTDLEKVQISIDSKGKMDVTDVCPTVDAVRAFLEQLVDPMLLAKPSTRDDPPLSQQQRVAKQVHSVVLLYNYYHRKQHPEQAFVAFKEFCKLAVDLSPALLTYMKFTQKPDETDLVDVEQQLSLTEKVIMSSCDICTCLDASKNIPNIEGWPISKVSVLLVDSKKEICFLLFSSITDGVWSVIEKDVDSSGQNSAVTDGVKHAYKKRRVIKKPTKHALNVNEDGFLQIGYSSVKEITGVNSIDVMLLGSYTVYSQSKEKTASRFYIMKCLQSTDVGFIQVPMKDLIQSFRGPLVKRSSSSWTVSPVVEYFHVLPYSEIISEWFSREAFSNSLQDSKLVDKQLPKLVVTELYTSSESVSIGLDNKPCNDTTEAINQKENNGCGTIKRHGSVKEAKDMDVDSSIVFPSKNKESNHIVKTLHASEDQKVLNPCEQHHSNDTVGALNQKKNNGYDTIKRHGSVKEAKDMDVGNSIVFPSKNKEESKYIVKTLHASEDQKVLNPSVQHHSTDTIEVLNQKEKNGCGTIKRRGYVKETKDMDVDNSIVFPSKNKESKHIVKNLRASEDQKILNTYVQHHSNVTIEALNQKENNGCSTIKRCGSVKEAKDIDVDNSVVFLSKNKDKSKHIVKTLRASEGQKILNPSVQHHSNDTIEALDQKEKNGCGTIKRRGPVKEAMVMDVDNSIVFPSKNKEESKHIVKILHASEDQKVLKPPLQHHSNEHTSPHEAKKVASTRTHVTEGGIKDASSFDKICANTTSENESVEKCTLIENNSTTDLEKFRIFIASKGKILSETAIKVLIRKRNALTLQQRKIEDAIAVCNMKIQKWLIGEEDDMELKIESIIDGCNDTCLRNQGKTCQSLEGHQCVLPSVKRKRLSEAVLSLQTPCQELDDICHVNNWILPTYKLSQSDGKFQSNVRVKGLDFENSCEGNPCSSPHEARDSAAAQMLTNLRRMAKSDI, encoded by the exons ATGAAGGTAGGATTTTGGAAGTTGGATATTCGGCTGTTAAGGAAGCTGCGG AGCAAAGAGAAGACAGCTTCGCGCTTTTATATAATGAAGTGCTCAAAGTTGATCAGTGAGGGGTTTATTCAAGTTCCTATCAAAGATTTAGTTAAAAG CTTCCGGGGTCCTTTGGTCAAAAGAAGTTCTAGCAGTTGGAAGGTCACCTCAGTCGTCGAGCACTTCCACATGCTCCCTTATTCTGAAATAATCTCAGAATGGATTTCTAG AGAAGCTTTCTCAGATAGTTTGCAAGATTCAAAGCCAGCAGAGAAGCAACTCCTAACGTGTGAAGTGACAGAGTCACGTGTAAGTAGTGAGGGCATGTCTTTTAGTCTTGATAACAAGCCATGCAGTGATACTATTGAAGCTCTTAATCAGAAAGAGACCAATGGTGTCTGCTCAGATACACGGTGTGCTACTGTCAAGAAAGGCCAGGATATGGACATGAGCAATTCTTTAGTTTTTCGATCCAAAATTAAAGAAGAATGCCAGCCGCATATTGCAAATACTTTACAAGTTAGTGAAGATCAAAAAATAGATAATCCATCTACACAACATCATTCAAATGAATGTAATGACCCTAGAGAG GTTGAGAAGGTTGTTTCAACAAGGATGCACATTACTTCGAGTAGAACCAAAGATAATATTTCTGAGTCCATAGAAAAATGTACCTTGATTGCAGATAATTCCAACACTGATCTTGAGAAGgtccaaatttccatagattcgAAGGGGAAGATGGATGTAACAGATGTGTGTCCTACAGTGGATGCAGTTAGGGCATTCCTTGAACAATTGGTTGATCCGATGCTGCTGGCAAAACCTTCTACTCGTGATGATCCTCCGCTATCTCAACAGCAGAGAGTTGCAAAACAG GTGCATTCAGTTGTGTTATTGTACAACTATTACCACAGAAAACAGCATCCAGAGCAAGCATTTGTGGCATTTAAGGAATTTTGCAAGTTGGCTGTGGACCTGAGCCCAGCTTTGTTAACATATATGAAATTCACTCAGAAGCCAGATGAAACGGACCTTGTTGACGTGGAACAGCAGCTGTCATTAACCGAAAAAGTGATCATGAGTTCGTGTGATATATGCACATGTCTAGACGCGTCAAAAAATATTCCAAATATAGAGGGGTGGCCCATTTCAAAAGTTTCCGTCCTTTTAGTTGACAGTAAGAAGGAGATCTGCTTCTTACTTTTTAGTTCCATCACTGATGGGGTATGGTCAGTGATTGAAAAAGACGTGGATTCTTCCGGTCAAAATTCTGCAGTTACAGATggagtcaaacatgcatacaaaaagAGAAGAGTCATTAAGAAGCCTACAAAACATGCGttaaatgttaatgaagatgggTTTTTGCAAATTGGATATTCTTCTGTAAAGGAAATCACAG GTGTCAATAGTATTGATGTTATGCTTTTGGGAAGTTACACTGTGTATTCCCAGAGCAAAGAGAAGACAGCTTCACGCTTTTATATAATGAAGTGCTTGCAGTCGACTGATGTGGGGTTTATTCAAGTTCCTATGAAAGATTTAATTCAGAG CTTCCGAGGTCCTTTAGTCAAAAGAAGTTCTAGCAGTTGGACGGTCTCCCCAGTTGTCGAGTATTTCCACGTGCTTCCTTATTCTGAAATAATCTCAGAATGGTTTTCAAG AGAAGCATTCTCGAATAGTTTGCAAGATTCAAAGCTGGTAGACAAACAACTTCCGAAGCTTGTAGTGACTGAATTGTACACAAGTAGTGAGAGCGTATCTATTGGTCTTGATAACAAGCCATGCAATGATACTACTGAAGCTATTAATCAGAAAGAGAACAATGGTTGTGGTACAATTAAACGACACGGTTCTGTCAAGGAAGCCAAGGATATGGATGTGGACAGCTCTATAGTTTTTCCATCTAAAAATAAAGAAAGCAATCATATTGTCAAAACTTTACATGCTAGTGAAGATCAAAAGGTTTTAAATCCATGTGAGCAACACCACTCAAATGATACTGTTGGAGCTCTTAATCAGAAAAAGAACAATGGTTACGATACAATAAAGCGGCATGGTTCTGTCAAGGAAGCCAAGGATATGGATGTGGGCAACTCTATAGTTTTTCCATctaaaaataaagaagaaagcAAATATATTGTGAAAACTTTACATGCTAGTGAAGATCAAAAGGTTTTAAATCCATCTGTGCAACATCACTCAACTGATACTATTGAAGTTCTTAATCAGAAAGAGAAGAATGGTTGCGGTACAATAAAACGGCGTGGTTATGTCAAGGAAACCAAGGATATGGATGTGGACAACTCTATAGTTTTTCCTTCTAAAAATAAAGAAAGCAAGCATATTGTCAAAAATTTACGTGCTAGTGAAGATCAAAAGATTTTAAATACATATGTGCAACATCACTCAAATGTTACTATTGAAGCTCTGAATCAGAAAGAGAACAATGGCTGCAGTACAATTAAACGGTGTGGTTCTGTCAAGGAAGCCAAGGATATAGATGTAGACAACTCGGTAGTTTTTCTATCTAAAAATAAAGACAAAAGCAAGCATATTGTCAAAACTTTACGTGCTAGTGAAGGTCAAAAGATTTTAAATCCATCTGTGCAACATCACTCAAATGATACTATTGAAGCTCTTGATCAGAAAGAGAAGAATGGTTGTGGTACAATAAAACGGCGTGGTCCTGTCAAGGAAGCCATGGTTATGGATGTGGACAACTCTATAGTTTTTCCATctaaaaataaagaagaaagcAAGCATATTGTTAAAATTTTACATGCTAGTGAAGATCAAAAGGTTTTAAAACCACCTCTGCAACATCACTCAAATGAACATACAAGCCCTCACGAG GCTAAGAAGGTTGCTTCAACCAGGACACACGTCACTGAGGGTGGAAtcaaagatgcatcttcttttgaTAAGATTTGTGCTAACACCACTTCTGAAAATGAATCCGTAGAAAAATGTACCCTGATTGAAAATAACTCCACCACAGATCTTGAGAAGTTCCGAATTTTCATAGCTTCAAAGGGGAAGATATTGTCAGAAACTGCCATCAAAGTTCTTATTCGAAAGAGGAATGCTCTG ACTCTTCAGCAGCGAAAGATAGAGGATGCGATTGCTGTGTGTaatatgaaaattcaaaaatggtTAATTG GCGAGGAAGATGACATGGAATTAAAGATAGAATCCATTATAGATGGCTGTAATGATACATGTTTAAGAAATCAAGGAAAGACATGTCAATCTCTTGAGGGTCATCAATGCGTACTTCCATCTGTTAAGAGAAAAAGATTGTCAGAGGCTGTGCTCAGTTTGCAAACTCCTTGCCAG GAACTAGATGATATATGTCATGTAAACAATTGGATCCTACCGACTTATAAATTATCTCAATCAGATG GCAAATTTCAATCTAATGTAAGAGTTAAAGGATTGGACTTTGAGAATTCATGTGAGGGTAATCCATGTTCTTCACCTCATGAAGCAAGAGATTCAGCTGCTGCTCAAATGTTGACCAACTTAAGAAGAATGGCTAAATCAGACATATGA
- the LOC131621748 gene encoding uncharacterized protein LOC131621748, whose product MRVYHEVLDEIIHENGHVNIEGELDIVELVINDDFEFEGGEYDDEDADDEFNGGEYDDETGSNGEGLMEVNMKDHILVVDDIFKMNMFNLQNEDVSKLQFGSLEIAYTFYC is encoded by the exons ATGCGAGTTTATCAT GAAGTTCTTGATGAGATTATACATGAGAATGGTCATGTTAACATTGAGGGTGAATTGGATATTGTTGAACTTGTTATtaatgatgattttgagtttgaggGAGGTGAATACGATGATGAAGATGCAGATGATGAATTTAATGGAGGTGAATATGATGATGAGACCGGTTCTAATGGGGAAGGTTTAATGGAGGTGAATATGAAAGATCATATTCTTGTTGTTGACGATATTTTCAAGATGAACATGTTTAACTTGCAAAATGAAGATGTTTCGAAGCTACAATTTGGAAGTCTAGAAATTGCTTATACATTTTATTGTTGA